A genomic window from Streptomyces sp. 846.5 includes:
- a CDS encoding carbohydrate kinase yields the protein MADTSETTAASPAPVVTVIGEALIDMVPGERPGDFRALPGGSPFNVAIGLARLGLRTSLMARLADNAFGRILRGQAEAEGIDLGCAPRAAEPTSLAIVSLNEHAQAHYDFYLDGTADWQWTAAEAADLPPGTAVLHHGSLASWTPPGDAHIHGLAARLHDRGEVLVSYDPNIRPHLLGDPDKARPQVERSVTRTHLVKASREDVAWLYPDTPLDEISARWLGLGALLVVITDGPDGAHLYRSGEQPVTRPGRKVAVADTVGAGDAFTSGFLDALVRRGLHTPELLRQATLTTLSDAADDAILVSALTCERIGADPPTALPRPHRSAPTPLTPADLCFTGRAG from the coding sequence GTGGCTGATACCAGCGAGACCACCGCGGCTTCCCCGGCCCCGGTGGTGACCGTCATCGGCGAGGCGCTCATCGACATGGTCCCCGGCGAGCGGCCCGGCGACTTCCGCGCGCTCCCCGGCGGCAGCCCCTTCAACGTCGCCATCGGCCTGGCCCGGCTCGGTCTGCGCACCTCGCTGATGGCCCGGCTGGCGGACAACGCCTTCGGGCGCATCCTGCGCGGGCAGGCCGAGGCCGAAGGCATCGACCTCGGCTGCGCCCCCCGCGCCGCCGAGCCCACCAGCCTGGCCATCGTCTCCCTGAACGAACACGCCCAGGCCCACTACGACTTCTACCTCGACGGCACGGCCGACTGGCAGTGGACCGCCGCCGAGGCCGCCGACCTCCCGCCCGGCACCGCCGTCCTGCACCACGGATCCCTCGCCTCCTGGACCCCGCCGGGCGACGCACACATCCACGGCCTCGCCGCGCGACTGCACGACCGCGGCGAGGTCCTGGTCAGCTACGACCCCAACATCCGTCCGCACCTGCTCGGCGACCCCGACAAGGCCCGGCCGCAGGTGGAGCGCTCCGTCACCCGGACCCACCTGGTCAAGGCCAGCCGCGAAGACGTCGCATGGCTCTACCCGGACACGCCCCTGGACGAGATCAGCGCACGCTGGCTCGGACTCGGCGCCCTCCTCGTCGTCATCACCGACGGCCCCGACGGCGCCCACCTGTACCGCTCCGGGGAGCAGCCCGTCACCCGGCCGGGACGCAAGGTCGCGGTCGCGGACACCGTCGGCGCAGGGGACGCCTTCACCTCCGGCTTCCTCGACGCCCTGGTGCGACGCGGCCTCCACACGCCCGAACTGCTCCGGCAGGCAACCCTGACGACACTCTCCGACGCCGCCGACGACGCGATCCTCGTCTCCGCCCTGACCTGCGAGCGCATCGGCGCCGACCCGCCCACAGCACTGCCCCGGCCCCACCGCTCCGCGCCCACCCCGCTCACACCAGCGGACCTCTGCTTCACCGGGAGGGCCGGCTGA
- a CDS encoding LacI family DNA-binding transcriptional regulator, which translates to MPEGEFGAEARDARPTMKDVAALAGISIKTVSRVVNGVSTVDPELAARVQEAARKLGYRPNLTASNLRRRDGRTATIGMLVEDAANPFSAALMRAVENIARSRGVLVLFGSLDEDPARERELVGALLDRRVDGLVIVPAGLDHSYLVTEQQAGTRLVFVDREPSLLNADAVVSDNRHGAITAVEHLLAAGHRRIAYLGDQISIPTAAQRFDGYQHALGFARIPLDPALLRHGLRTAEAAEQTVEQLLALPDPPTALFTSQNLVTIATCRALRRLRRHHAVAMVGFDDFPLADMLEPGISVIAQDADALGRLAAETLFRRLDGDTSQTGTLTVPTRLIRRGSGELTTGAGTRG; encoded by the coding sequence ATGCCCGAGGGTGAGTTCGGGGCTGAGGCGCGCGACGCCCGGCCCACGATGAAGGACGTCGCGGCACTGGCCGGGATCTCCATCAAGACCGTCTCCCGGGTCGTCAACGGCGTCAGCACGGTGGATCCCGAACTGGCCGCCCGGGTCCAGGAAGCCGCCCGCAAGCTCGGCTACCGACCGAACCTGACGGCGAGCAACCTGCGCCGCCGGGACGGGCGCACCGCGACCATCGGCATGCTCGTCGAGGACGCCGCGAACCCGTTCTCCGCGGCGCTGATGCGCGCGGTCGAGAACATCGCCCGCAGCCGCGGCGTCCTGGTGCTCTTCGGCAGCCTGGACGAGGACCCGGCCCGCGAGCGGGAGCTGGTCGGCGCGCTCCTCGACCGGCGGGTGGACGGGCTGGTGATCGTGCCCGCCGGGCTCGACCACAGCTACCTGGTCACCGAGCAGCAGGCCGGCACCCGGCTGGTCTTCGTCGACCGCGAACCCAGCCTGCTCAACGCCGACGCCGTCGTCTCCGACAACCGGCACGGCGCGATCACCGCCGTCGAGCACCTCCTCGCCGCAGGACACCGGCGCATCGCCTACCTCGGCGACCAGATCTCCATCCCCACCGCCGCCCAGCGCTTCGACGGCTACCAGCACGCCCTGGGCTTCGCCCGCATCCCCCTCGACCCGGCCCTGCTCCGCCACGGCCTGCGCACCGCCGAGGCCGCGGAGCAGACCGTCGAGCAGCTGCTCGCCCTCCCCGACCCGCCCACCGCCCTGTTCACCAGTCAGAACCTGGTCACCATCGCCACCTGCCGGGCGCTGCGCCGGCTGCGGCGGCACCACGCGGTGGCCATGGTCGGCTTCGACGACTTCCCGCTCGCCGACATGCTGGAACCGGGGATCTCGGTGATCGCCCAGGACGCCGACGCGCTGGGCAGGCTCGCCGCCGAGACCCTCTTCCGCCGGCTCGACGGCGACACCTCGCAGACCGGGACCCTCACCGTGCCCACCCGCCTGATCCGGCGCGGCTCGGGCGAGTTGACGACAGGAGCAGGCACACGTGGCTGA
- a CDS encoding substrate-binding domain-containing protein, which translates to MNHSDTVHVPNSRRQVGRTTAAAGLALCVATALAACSSSSTTAGSGSSSSSGSGGSKVGVSLILKTLTNPYFVSMENDAKAAAAKDNVSLTVAAGTKDGDTQTQISAIDNAISRGDKGILITTNGDAVNAALNQAKQAGLFVIALDTSPNPPSTADITFATDNVQAGKLDGQYAATALGGKPAVIAMLDLFNNQVVSVDIDRDHGFLQGLGINPGSTTQNGQEAKTGSYSGGSYTVACHQPTQGAIDGGRTAMENCLSANPNINVVYAINEPAAEGAYNALKAAGKAGQVAIYAIDGSCAGLKFVTNGEFTADVAQYPGKMASLGVDSIAKLARGGSKPSVTTGKSFYDTGTALVATKSVSGVTIQSPTDAASACWGS; encoded by the coding sequence ATGAACCACTCCGACACCGTTCATGTCCCGAACTCGCGCCGTCAGGTCGGGCGCACGACAGCGGCAGCGGGCCTCGCGCTCTGCGTCGCGACCGCGCTGGCCGCCTGCAGCTCCTCCAGCACCACCGCCGGCTCCGGAAGCAGCTCCTCCAGCGGCTCCGGCGGCAGCAAGGTGGGGGTTTCCCTCATCCTGAAGACCCTGACCAACCCCTACTTCGTGAGCATGGAGAACGACGCCAAGGCCGCGGCCGCCAAGGACAACGTGAGCCTCACGGTGGCCGCGGGCACCAAGGACGGCGACACTCAGACCCAGATCAGTGCCATCGACAACGCCATCTCCAGAGGCGACAAGGGCATCCTGATCACTACCAACGGGGACGCGGTCAACGCGGCGCTCAACCAGGCCAAGCAGGCCGGCCTCTTCGTCATCGCGCTGGACACCTCGCCGAACCCGCCCAGCACCGCCGACATCACCTTCGCCACCGACAACGTCCAGGCGGGCAAGCTCGACGGCCAGTACGCGGCGACGGCCCTCGGCGGCAAGCCCGCCGTCATCGCCATGCTCGACCTGTTCAACAACCAGGTGGTCTCCGTCGACATCGACCGCGACCACGGATTCCTCCAGGGCCTGGGCATCAACCCCGGCAGCACCACCCAGAACGGCCAGGAGGCCAAGACCGGCAGCTACTCCGGCGGCAGCTACACCGTCGCTTGCCACCAGCCCACCCAGGGCGCCATCGACGGCGGGCGCACCGCGATGGAGAACTGCCTGTCCGCCAACCCCAACATCAACGTCGTCTACGCCATCAACGAGCCGGCCGCCGAGGGCGCCTACAACGCGCTGAAGGCCGCGGGCAAGGCCGGCCAGGTCGCGATCTACGCGATCGACGGCAGCTGCGCCGGGCTGAAGTTCGTCACCAACGGCGAATTCACCGCCGACGTCGCGCAGTACCCCGGCAAGATGGCCTCGCTCGGGGTCGACTCGATCGCCAAGCTCGCCCGCGGCGGCTCCAAGCCGAGTGTGACCACCGGCAAGTCCTTCTACGACACCGGCACGGCCCTGGTCGCGACCAAGAGCGTCTCGGGCGTCACCATCCAGTCGCCCACCGACGCCGCCTCCGCCTGCTGGGGCAGCTGA